Genomic DNA from Acidimicrobiales bacterium:
CTCGAGGTCGCGCTCACCGAGAACGAGCTGGTGGTGCACTACCAACCGTTGGTCGACATCGCCTCGGGGCGCATGGTCGGTGCCGAGGCCCTGCTGCGGTGGGACCGGCCGGGGAAGGGCCTCCTGCCGCCGTCGGAGTTCATCGAGATCGCCGAGGACTCCGGACTCATCGTTCCCGTCGGAGCGTGGGTCATCAACGAGGTGTGTCGCCAGATCGCTCGCTGGCCCGTTTCACCCGAGGGTGCCAAGCCCGTCATCTCGGTCAACCTGTCGGCACGGCAGCTGTCCGACGCCAACCTCATCTCCGTCGTCATCGGCGCGCTGGAACGGCACCACGTGTCGACGGCCCACCTTGGCTTCGAGGTCACCGAATCGATGCGGGTCGAAGACGTCGAAGGAGCGTCCGCGACTCTCAATGAGCTCGCCATTCTCGGGTGCAAGCTCTCGATCGACGACTTCGGCATCGGCTACGCCACCCTCGACTACCTGCGCCGGTTCTCGATGGCCGACACCATCAAGATCGACCGCTCGTTCGTGAGCGGTCTCGGCATCTCTCGTGAAGACTCGGCCATCGTGTCGACCTCCACCCAGCTCGCCGCCCAGCTCGGCCTGTCGGTGGTCGCCGAAGGCGTCGAGACCTACGACCAGTTCGCCGAACTGGCCAAGCTCGGGGTCGACGTCGCCCAGGGGTACCTGCTGAGCCCCCCGGTGCCGCTCGAGCGGGCAATCCAGCTGTGGGCCCAGGGTGAGCTGATCACTCCGTTCACCGACGAGTGACCAAACCGCCGGTCCCGCCCCCACACGACGGTCGCTTCGGCCCGCCCTCTCACGACGGTCCCTTCGGCCCGCCACCACTCGGGCCGCCGTCGTTCGAGCAGGCCCAGCCAACCGGTGCCGTACCGGCGATGCCTCCGCCCACCGGTGCGCCCTGGGGTTCGCCGCCACCGCCGCCCGGCGCCTTCGGCCCGCCGCCCTCGAGACAGCGTCCGTGGTGGGGACTCGGCGACGTCCTGCTTGCGCTACCCGTCATCATCCTGACGACCATCGTCGCCACGGTGGTCTGGGCAATCGTCGCAGCGATCAGCGGCACGCTCGACCTCGGTGGTCTCGCGTCGGGCGATGACACCGAGCTCCCGGCCTCGCTGTTCGCCGCCTCGCTCGTCGGACAACAGCTCGGGCAGGGGGTGTGGCCGTGGATCGTGTCCAAGTGGAAGGGCCGCGGGATGCGACTCGACTGGGGCTGGGCGTTCGAGTGGCGTGACCTGTGGATCGGACCCCTGACCGGGTTGGCGGCGCTCGTGCTCGCTGTCGTCGTCGGGGCGCTGGCCTCGACCCTGGTCGGTGGCGACGAGGTGTCCAACACGTCGTTCCTCGACGACGCCGAGGGCACCCTTTCCTACTGGGTACTCATCGCCGGAGTGGCCATCGGCGCACCGCTCACCGAAGAGCTGTTGTTTCGCGGTCTGATCCTACGAGCGCTCGAGAAACGAGCCGGATCGGTCGTCGCGATCATCGGGTCGACCATCGCCTTCACGTTGCCGCACTACATCTCGGCCAGCCCGGCCGAGCTCGTGGTGCTCCTCGCGTCGATCGGCAGTGTCGGGCTGGTGTTCGCCATCGTCGCGGTTCGGACCCGACGGCTCGCGCCGGTCATCATCGCCCACGTGTTGTTCAACGGGCTCACCGTCGTGCAGCTGCTGCTGGGCAGCTGACGACGTCGGCCGGCGAGTCTCAGTCGGTTCCCGGCCAGCTGGGCACACCGTTGTCGAGCTGCACGCCCATGGTGTTGAGGAATCCCGACACCAGGCGGTAGAAGCCGGCGACGATGACCAGCTCGACCTTCTCGGCGTCGCTCCATCGGCCAAGCCGAGCCCAGGTGTCGTCGGAGACGACATCGTCACGGCACAGATCGTCGGCCAGATCGATGAGGGCTCGATCGTCGTCGCTCCAGTCGCGGCTGCCGCCGGCGATGGCGGCGATCTCGTCGTCGGTCAGTCCCGTCTGCTTGCCGATCAGGGTGTGCTGACCGAACTCGTAGACCGCCTGAGCGTTCCAGCCGACCCGAAGGATCACGATCTCCCGCTCACGGGCCGGGATCAGTCCCTTGTTGAGCAGGAAGCCACCGAGGAGATTGAACCGCTTCAACAGCTTGGGGTGGTGGGCCAGCGTGCCGAAGATGTTGAGCGGGGTGCCGTCGACGGTGAGCGCGTTGGCGAGGATCTCGGCGACCTCGGCGTCGAACTCGGCCACCGGGGCAACGCGGGGCTCGCTGGGTCGAGGGGCGGGGGCGGAGGGATCGGTGGACATCGGCAGATCCTGTGGTGAGGTGGCTCGGACGATGGCGAGTCTGTTGCGTCGGATCAGACTTGGCGAATCCGGCGGAGAAGTCCCTCTTGGGCGACCGTGGCGATGAGTACCCCGTCGGCGCTGTGCACGGTGCCATGGGCCACGCCCCGTGACCCCTGGAGTGACTGCAACCGCATGTCGTAGAGCTGCCATTCGTCGGCCCGGGATTCCCGGTGGATCCAGACCGAATGGTCGAGACTCGCCCCCATGTGCGTGCCCTCGCCGTACCCCTGCGCCTCGGTGTTGCCGCTCCAGACGGCGTCCATCGGGATGTGGTCGCTGGCGTAGACCATGGCGGCCGTGTGTACCCACGGGTCGTCGGGCAGTCGGTCGGGAAGGGCGTTGCGGATCCAGGCGATGGCCCGCCCGGGCTCGGTGCCGGGCACGGTGCGGACGTCGGAGATGTCGTCCCACTCCTCGTGGATGCACTCGTCGGGCGGGGGCACCGCGAGGTCGGCGACAGCTCGCGAGAACTCGACATCGGGTTCGTCACGATGGAACGAGCACGAAAGGTTGAAGATCGCGCCGCCCGGTTGGCGAGCGACG
This window encodes:
- a CDS encoding thioesterase family protein, with product MTVERSAPPTNLVELLELEQLAAGLFLGRSAARGRERVYGGQVVAQALTAARSTVPDDHKVHSLHGYFIRAGDETVPIVFDVDLIRDGRSFTTRRVVARQPGGAIFNLSCSFHRDEPDVEFSRAVADLAVPPPDECIHEEWDDISDVRTVPGTEPGRAIAWIRNALPDRLPDDPWVHTAAMVYASDHIPMDAVWSGNTEAQGYGEGTHMGASLDHSVWIHRESRADEWQLYDMRLQSLQGSRGVAHGTVHSADGVLIATVAQEGLLRRIRQV
- a CDS encoding carboxymuconolactone decarboxylase family protein yields the protein MSTDPSAPAPRPSEPRVAPVAEFDAEVAEILANALTVDGTPLNIFGTLAHHPKLLKRFNLLGGFLLNKGLIPAREREIVILRVGWNAQAVYEFGQHTLIGKQTGLTDDEIAAIAGGSRDWSDDDRALIDLADDLCRDDVVSDDTWARLGRWSDAEKVELVIVAGFYRLVSGFLNTMGVQLDNGVPSWPGTD
- a CDS encoding type II CAAX endopeptidase family protein; the encoded protein is MTKPPVPPPHDGRFGPPSHDGPFGPPPLGPPSFEQAQPTGAVPAMPPPTGAPWGSPPPPPGAFGPPPSRQRPWWGLGDVLLALPVIILTTIVATVVWAIVAAISGTLDLGGLASGDDTELPASLFAASLVGQQLGQGVWPWIVSKWKGRGMRLDWGWAFEWRDLWIGPLTGLAALVLAVVVGALASTLVGGDEVSNTSFLDDAEGTLSYWVLIAGVAIGAPLTEELLFRGLILRALEKRAGSVVAIIGSTIAFTLPHYISASPAELVVLLASIGSVGLVFAIVAVRTRRLAPVIIAHVLFNGLTVVQLLLGS